Proteins encoded within one genomic window of Paramisgurnus dabryanus chromosome 11, PD_genome_1.1, whole genome shotgun sequence:
- the LOC135753302 gene encoding interleukin-17 receptor C isoform X4 has translation MDVELAGDASGDEVAEDINEEASTSVLQDDKENMTAAALRLCYTSPSLSDSRILRFTFPTSAFNGGNTMQVWMSLVVVIRDTDLGSPVLVYSSCTNSIKLSLDTFSKEKVCYMGLDVDFCKGGPRLHWKTDPVTGAIKLYMHDADKERFQTFEACQKREQDCMKVEWNDSQHEFEIPRSSVAPCLCFEIWGDFPRKGYCPFSNESVSKSSVSVSVSATEMSMESDLTALIWSLTAPCRLETELWLCRKGSWPGSSCQKISTKHHVHKFQNSTWFKTDLGQWQLQGEFSEIERYSSLCVQVKVMGMDGYLGPVCPFEVERSHWSFLLLVCVLLFCLSVLGAYAFQSALKSLVLRWLKVDNLNTAGAAGSVEVLLVLPPNADHRVTELVCHLSSSLSTLGFNVSLDLWSRSEINALGPIPWLHSRLDQVQISGGRAVLVLTQNTCERANEWGCRGEGGNYEQKEDKDLCINADFQSSTCLDLFNASLSCILADYLQGHVGKRFMLVQFEGQLPGSHGQVTLPEFFHGLPLFSLPSQSLGLLMELTHGVHNVQVMAKWWIRPMSLKSAARTLSRGFSGLTGSTLHGSGTEDDLESVLLQQNQTPENQLYSHKNNKLGLN, from the exons ATGGATGTTGAACTTGCAGGAGATGCCAGTGGTGATGAAGTGGCAGAGGATATCAATGAGGAAGCATCCACAAGTGTTCTCCAGGATGACAAAGAAAACATGACTGCCGCTGCGCTCCGACTGTGTTACACAAGTCCTTCATTGTCAGATTCAAGAATTCTCCGCTTCACATTTCCCACTTCAGCATTTAATGGGGGCAATACAATGCAG gTGTGGATGTCTTTAGTAGTTGTAATAAGGGACACAGACCTCGGCAGCCCTGTGCTAGTCTATTCTTCATGCACAAACTCTATTAAATTAAGTCTAGATACGTTTTCAAAAGAAAAGG TCTGTTACATGGGTTTAGATGTTGACTTCTGTAAAG GTGGGCCCAGGCTGCATTGGAAAACTGATCCCGTGACAGGAGCAATAAAACTGTACATGCATGATGCAGATAAAGAGAGATTTCAAACATTTGAGGCATGCCAAAAAAGAGAACAAGACTGTATGAAGGTGGAATGG AATGACTCACAGCACGAGTTTGAAATTCCACGCAGCTCTGTCGCACCCTGTCTGTGCTTTGAG ATTTGGGGAGATTTTCCTCGAAAAGGGTATTGTCCATTTTCAAACGAATCTG TTTCAAAATCCAGTGTGTCAGTGTCTGTGTCAGCAACTGAAATGTCAATGGAAAGTGACCTAACAGCACTGATCTGGAGTCTCACTGCTCCCTGCCGGCTAGAGACTGAACTGTGGCTTTGCAGGAAAGGCTCCTGGCCTGGCAGCAGCTGTCAGAAAATAAGCACCAAGCATCATGTACACAAATTCCAGAATAGCACGTGGTTTAAAACTGACCTCGGACAATGG CAATTACAAGGAGAGTTTTCAGAAATAGAACGTTATTCTTCATTGTGTGTCCAG GTAAAAGTGATGGGAATGGATGGTTATCTAGGTCCAGTGTGCCCGTTTGAAG TGGAGAGGTCACACTGGAGTTTTCTGTTACTGGTGTGTGTGCTGCTCTTCTGCCTGTCTGTGCTGGGAGCCTATGCATTTCAGAGTGCACTTAAAA gTTTGGTTTTGAGATGGCTTAAGGTGGACAATTTGAACA CAGCAGGTGCAGCAGGAAGTGTTGAGGTACTTTTGGTGTTACCACCCAATGCAGATCACAGGGTTACTGAGCTGGTCTGTCATCTGAGCTCCAGTCTGTCCACTCTCGGTTTCAATGTGTCTCTGGACCTGTGGAGTCGGTCAGAGATAAACGCTTTAGGTCCCATTCCCTGGCTACATTCCCGCCTTGACCAGGTACAAATTAGCGGTGGTAGGGCAGTGCTGGTTCTGACCCAGAACACTTGTGAACGGGCCAATGAATGGGGATGTCGAGGAGAAGGTGGAAACTACGAACAGAAAGAAGACAAAGATTTGTGCATAAATGCAGACTTTCAATCATCAACTTGCTTGGATCTTTTCAATGCATCGTTGAGTTGCATTCTTGCTGATTATCTACAGGGTCATGTTGGCAAGCGATTTATGCTGGTCCAGTTTGAAGGACAACTGCCTGGGTCCCATGGACAAGTGACCTTGCCAGAGTTCTTTCATGGGCTGCCGTTGTTTAGCTTGCCCTCTCAGAGTCTTGGCCTCCTAATGGAACTCACACATGGGGTCCATAATGTACAAGTCATGGCAAAATGGTGGATACGACCCATGTCATTGAAATCAGCAGCACGGACATTATCAAGGGGATTCTCTGGGCTCACAGGAAGTACATTACATGGGTCTGGAACAGAGGATGACTTGGAAAGTGTCCTATTACAGCAAAATCAAACCCCAGAAAACCAACTTTACTCACACAAGAACAATAagttgggtttaaattaa
- the LOC135753302 gene encoding interleukin-17 receptor C isoform X3, producing MCVYGVMSLWKLLLFSMPLHIFTEALERVILNNKDALTCGQGIIDCEAKPVLGPCIGNDENVYVSSLNAYIVLCQTQENWSLCLKILVNVTVRGDASGDEVAEDINEEASTSVLQDDKENMTAAALRLCYTSPSLSDSRILRFTFPTSAFNGGNTMQVWMSLVVVIRDTDLGSPVLVYSSCTNSIKLSLDTFSKEKVCYMGLDVDFCKGGPRLHWKTDPVTGAIKLYMHDADKERFQTFEACQKREQDCMKVEWNDSQHEFEIPRSSVAPCLCFEIWGDFPRKGYCPFSNESVSKSSVSVSVSATEMSMESDLTALIWSLTAPCRLETELWLCRKGSWPGSSCQKISTKHHVHKFQNSTWFKTDLGQWQLQGEFSEIERYSSLCVQVKVMGMDGYLGPVCPFEVERSHWSFLLLVCVLLFCLSVLGAYAFQSALKSLVLRWLKVDNLNTAGAAGSVEVLLVLPPNADHRVTELVCHLSSSLSTLGFNVSLDLWSRSEINALGPIPWLHSRLDQVQISGGRAVLVLTQNTCERANEWGCRGEGGNYEQKEDKDLCINADFQSSTCLDLFNASLSCILADYLQGHVGKRFMLVQFEGQLPGSHGQVTLPEFFHGLPLFSLPSQSLGLLMELTHGVHNVQVMAKWWIRPMSLKSAARTLSRGFSGLTGSTLHGSGTEDDLESVLLQQNQTPENQLYSHKNNKLGLN from the exons atgtgtgtatatggaGTCATGAGTCTTTGGAAGCTGCTGCTGTTCTCTATGCCACTGCATATCTTCACTGAGGCTCTAGAGAGAGTCATTCTCAACAACAAGGATGCTCTCACCTGTGGACAG gGTATAATTGACTGTGAAGCTAAACCAG tgTTAGGACCTTGCATTGGTAATGATGAGAATGTATATGTGAGCAGCCTAAATGCTTACATTGTGCTGTGCCAAACCCAGGAGAACTGGAGTCTGTGTCTGAAAATCTTGGTGAACGTAACAGTCAGAG GAGATGCCAGTGGTGATGAAGTGGCAGAGGATATCAATGAGGAAGCATCCACAAGTGTTCTCCAGGATGACAAAGAAAACATGACTGCCGCTGCGCTCCGACTGTGTTACACAAGTCCTTCATTGTCAGATTCAAGAATTCTCCGCTTCACATTTCCCACTTCAGCATTTAATGGGGGCAATACAATGCAG gTGTGGATGTCTTTAGTAGTTGTAATAAGGGACACAGACCTCGGCAGCCCTGTGCTAGTCTATTCTTCATGCACAAACTCTATTAAATTAAGTCTAGATACGTTTTCAAAAGAAAAGG TCTGTTACATGGGTTTAGATGTTGACTTCTGTAAAG GTGGGCCCAGGCTGCATTGGAAAACTGATCCCGTGACAGGAGCAATAAAACTGTACATGCATGATGCAGATAAAGAGAGATTTCAAACATTTGAGGCATGCCAAAAAAGAGAACAAGACTGTATGAAGGTGGAATGG AATGACTCACAGCACGAGTTTGAAATTCCACGCAGCTCTGTCGCACCCTGTCTGTGCTTTGAG ATTTGGGGAGATTTTCCTCGAAAAGGGTATTGTCCATTTTCAAACGAATCTG TTTCAAAATCCAGTGTGTCAGTGTCTGTGTCAGCAACTGAAATGTCAATGGAAAGTGACCTAACAGCACTGATCTGGAGTCTCACTGCTCCCTGCCGGCTAGAGACTGAACTGTGGCTTTGCAGGAAAGGCTCCTGGCCTGGCAGCAGCTGTCAGAAAATAAGCACCAAGCATCATGTACACAAATTCCAGAATAGCACGTGGTTTAAAACTGACCTCGGACAATGG CAATTACAAGGAGAGTTTTCAGAAATAGAACGTTATTCTTCATTGTGTGTCCAG GTAAAAGTGATGGGAATGGATGGTTATCTAGGTCCAGTGTGCCCGTTTGAAG TGGAGAGGTCACACTGGAGTTTTCTGTTACTGGTGTGTGTGCTGCTCTTCTGCCTGTCTGTGCTGGGAGCCTATGCATTTCAGAGTGCACTTAAAA gTTTGGTTTTGAGATGGCTTAAGGTGGACAATTTGAACA CAGCAGGTGCAGCAGGAAGTGTTGAGGTACTTTTGGTGTTACCACCCAATGCAGATCACAGGGTTACTGAGCTGGTCTGTCATCTGAGCTCCAGTCTGTCCACTCTCGGTTTCAATGTGTCTCTGGACCTGTGGAGTCGGTCAGAGATAAACGCTTTAGGTCCCATTCCCTGGCTACATTCCCGCCTTGACCAGGTACAAATTAGCGGTGGTAGGGCAGTGCTGGTTCTGACCCAGAACACTTGTGAACGGGCCAATGAATGGGGATGTCGAGGAGAAGGTGGAAACTACGAACAGAAAGAAGACAAAGATTTGTGCATAAATGCAGACTTTCAATCATCAACTTGCTTGGATCTTTTCAATGCATCGTTGAGTTGCATTCTTGCTGATTATCTACAGGGTCATGTTGGCAAGCGATTTATGCTGGTCCAGTTTGAAGGACAACTGCCTGGGTCCCATGGACAAGTGACCTTGCCAGAGTTCTTTCATGGGCTGCCGTTGTTTAGCTTGCCCTCTCAGAGTCTTGGCCTCCTAATGGAACTCACACATGGGGTCCATAATGTACAAGTCATGGCAAAATGGTGGATACGACCCATGTCATTGAAATCAGCAGCACGGACATTATCAAGGGGATTCTCTGGGCTCACAGGAAGTACATTACATGGGTCTGGAACAGAGGATGACTTGGAAAGTGTCCTATTACAGCAAAATCAAACCCCAGAAAACCAACTTTACTCACACAAGAACAATAagttgggtttaaattaa
- the LOC135753302 gene encoding interleukin-17 receptor C isoform X2, which yields MCVYGVMSLWKLLLFSMPLHIFTEALERVILNNKDALTCGQGIIDCEAKPVLGPCIGNDENVYVSSLNAYIVLCQTQENWSLCLKILVNVTVRDQSMDVELAGDASGDEVAEDINEEASTSVLQDDKENMTAAALRLCYTSPSLSDSRILRFTFPTSAFNGGNTMQVWMSLVVVIRDTDLGSPVLVYSSCTNSIKLSLDTFSKEKVCYMGLDVDFCKGGPRLHWKTDPVTGAIKLYMHDADKERFQTFEACQKREQDCMKVEWNDSQHEFEIPRSSVAPCLCFEIWGDFPRKGYCPFSNESVSKSSVSVSVSATEMSMESDLTALIWSLTAPCRLETELWLCRKGSWPGSSCQKISTKHHVHKFQNSTWFKTDLGQWQLQGEFSEIERYSSLCVQVKVMGMDGYLGPVCPFEVERSHWSFLLLVCVLLFCLSVLGAYAFQSALKSLVLRWLKVDNLNTGAAGSVEVLLVLPPNADHRVTELVCHLSSSLSTLGFNVSLDLWSRSEINALGPIPWLHSRLDQVQISGGRAVLVLTQNTCERANEWGCRGEGGNYEQKEDKDLCINADFQSSTCLDLFNASLSCILADYLQGHVGKRFMLVQFEGQLPGSHGQVTLPEFFHGLPLFSLPSQSLGLLMELTHGVHNVQVMAKWWIRPMSLKSAARTLSRGFSGLTGSTLHGSGTEDDLESVLLQQNQTPENQLYSHKNNKLGLN from the exons atgtgtgtatatggaGTCATGAGTCTTTGGAAGCTGCTGCTGTTCTCTATGCCACTGCATATCTTCACTGAGGCTCTAGAGAGAGTCATTCTCAACAACAAGGATGCTCTCACCTGTGGACAG gGTATAATTGACTGTGAAGCTAAACCAG tgTTAGGACCTTGCATTGGTAATGATGAGAATGTATATGTGAGCAGCCTAAATGCTTACATTGTGCTGTGCCAAACCCAGGAGAACTGGAGTCTGTGTCTGAAAATCTTGGTGAACGTAACAGTCAGAG ATCAGTCTATGGATGTTGAACTTGCAGGAGATGCCAGTGGTGATGAAGTGGCAGAGGATATCAATGAGGAAGCATCCACAAGTGTTCTCCAGGATGACAAAGAAAACATGACTGCCGCTGCGCTCCGACTGTGTTACACAAGTCCTTCATTGTCAGATTCAAGAATTCTCCGCTTCACATTTCCCACTTCAGCATTTAATGGGGGCAATACAATGCAG gTGTGGATGTCTTTAGTAGTTGTAATAAGGGACACAGACCTCGGCAGCCCTGTGCTAGTCTATTCTTCATGCACAAACTCTATTAAATTAAGTCTAGATACGTTTTCAAAAGAAAAGG TCTGTTACATGGGTTTAGATGTTGACTTCTGTAAAG GTGGGCCCAGGCTGCATTGGAAAACTGATCCCGTGACAGGAGCAATAAAACTGTACATGCATGATGCAGATAAAGAGAGATTTCAAACATTTGAGGCATGCCAAAAAAGAGAACAAGACTGTATGAAGGTGGAATGG AATGACTCACAGCACGAGTTTGAAATTCCACGCAGCTCTGTCGCACCCTGTCTGTGCTTTGAG ATTTGGGGAGATTTTCCTCGAAAAGGGTATTGTCCATTTTCAAACGAATCTG TTTCAAAATCCAGTGTGTCAGTGTCTGTGTCAGCAACTGAAATGTCAATGGAAAGTGACCTAACAGCACTGATCTGGAGTCTCACTGCTCCCTGCCGGCTAGAGACTGAACTGTGGCTTTGCAGGAAAGGCTCCTGGCCTGGCAGCAGCTGTCAGAAAATAAGCACCAAGCATCATGTACACAAATTCCAGAATAGCACGTGGTTTAAAACTGACCTCGGACAATGG CAATTACAAGGAGAGTTTTCAGAAATAGAACGTTATTCTTCATTGTGTGTCCAG GTAAAAGTGATGGGAATGGATGGTTATCTAGGTCCAGTGTGCCCGTTTGAAG TGGAGAGGTCACACTGGAGTTTTCTGTTACTGGTGTGTGTGCTGCTCTTCTGCCTGTCTGTGCTGGGAGCCTATGCATTTCAGAGTGCACTTAAAA gTTTGGTTTTGAGATGGCTTAAGGTGGACAATTTGAACA CAGGTGCAGCAGGAAGTGTTGAGGTACTTTTGGTGTTACCACCCAATGCAGATCACAGGGTTACTGAGCTGGTCTGTCATCTGAGCTCCAGTCTGTCCACTCTCGGTTTCAATGTGTCTCTGGACCTGTGGAGTCGGTCAGAGATAAACGCTTTAGGTCCCATTCCCTGGCTACATTCCCGCCTTGACCAGGTACAAATTAGCGGTGGTAGGGCAGTGCTGGTTCTGACCCAGAACACTTGTGAACGGGCCAATGAATGGGGATGTCGAGGAGAAGGTGGAAACTACGAACAGAAAGAAGACAAAGATTTGTGCATAAATGCAGACTTTCAATCATCAACTTGCTTGGATCTTTTCAATGCATCGTTGAGTTGCATTCTTGCTGATTATCTACAGGGTCATGTTGGCAAGCGATTTATGCTGGTCCAGTTTGAAGGACAACTGCCTGGGTCCCATGGACAAGTGACCTTGCCAGAGTTCTTTCATGGGCTGCCGTTGTTTAGCTTGCCCTCTCAGAGTCTTGGCCTCCTAATGGAACTCACACATGGGGTCCATAATGTACAAGTCATGGCAAAATGGTGGATACGACCCATGTCATTGAAATCAGCAGCACGGACATTATCAAGGGGATTCTCTGGGCTCACAGGAAGTACATTACATGGGTCTGGAACAGAGGATGACTTGGAAAGTGTCCTATTACAGCAAAATCAAACCCCAGAAAACCAACTTTACTCACACAAGAACAATAagttgggtttaaattaa
- the LOC135753302 gene encoding interleukin-17 receptor C isoform X1, which yields MCVYGVMSLWKLLLFSMPLHIFTEALERVILNNKDALTCGQGIIDCEAKPVLGPCIGNDENVYVSSLNAYIVLCQTQENWSLCLKILVNVTVRDQSMDVELAGDASGDEVAEDINEEASTSVLQDDKENMTAAALRLCYTSPSLSDSRILRFTFPTSAFNGGNTMQVWMSLVVVIRDTDLGSPVLVYSSCTNSIKLSLDTFSKEKVCYMGLDVDFCKGGPRLHWKTDPVTGAIKLYMHDADKERFQTFEACQKREQDCMKVEWNDSQHEFEIPRSSVAPCLCFEIWGDFPRKGYCPFSNESVSKSSVSVSVSATEMSMESDLTALIWSLTAPCRLETELWLCRKGSWPGSSCQKISTKHHVHKFQNSTWFKTDLGQWQLQGEFSEIERYSSLCVQVKVMGMDGYLGPVCPFEVERSHWSFLLLVCVLLFCLSVLGAYAFQSALKSLVLRWLKVDNLNTAGAAGSVEVLLVLPPNADHRVTELVCHLSSSLSTLGFNVSLDLWSRSEINALGPIPWLHSRLDQVQISGGRAVLVLTQNTCERANEWGCRGEGGNYEQKEDKDLCINADFQSSTCLDLFNASLSCILADYLQGHVGKRFMLVQFEGQLPGSHGQVTLPEFFHGLPLFSLPSQSLGLLMELTHGVHNVQVMAKWWIRPMSLKSAARTLSRGFSGLTGSTLHGSGTEDDLESVLLQQNQTPENQLYSHKNNKLGLN from the exons atgtgtgtatatggaGTCATGAGTCTTTGGAAGCTGCTGCTGTTCTCTATGCCACTGCATATCTTCACTGAGGCTCTAGAGAGAGTCATTCTCAACAACAAGGATGCTCTCACCTGTGGACAG gGTATAATTGACTGTGAAGCTAAACCAG tgTTAGGACCTTGCATTGGTAATGATGAGAATGTATATGTGAGCAGCCTAAATGCTTACATTGTGCTGTGCCAAACCCAGGAGAACTGGAGTCTGTGTCTGAAAATCTTGGTGAACGTAACAGTCAGAG ATCAGTCTATGGATGTTGAACTTGCAGGAGATGCCAGTGGTGATGAAGTGGCAGAGGATATCAATGAGGAAGCATCCACAAGTGTTCTCCAGGATGACAAAGAAAACATGACTGCCGCTGCGCTCCGACTGTGTTACACAAGTCCTTCATTGTCAGATTCAAGAATTCTCCGCTTCACATTTCCCACTTCAGCATTTAATGGGGGCAATACAATGCAG gTGTGGATGTCTTTAGTAGTTGTAATAAGGGACACAGACCTCGGCAGCCCTGTGCTAGTCTATTCTTCATGCACAAACTCTATTAAATTAAGTCTAGATACGTTTTCAAAAGAAAAGG TCTGTTACATGGGTTTAGATGTTGACTTCTGTAAAG GTGGGCCCAGGCTGCATTGGAAAACTGATCCCGTGACAGGAGCAATAAAACTGTACATGCATGATGCAGATAAAGAGAGATTTCAAACATTTGAGGCATGCCAAAAAAGAGAACAAGACTGTATGAAGGTGGAATGG AATGACTCACAGCACGAGTTTGAAATTCCACGCAGCTCTGTCGCACCCTGTCTGTGCTTTGAG ATTTGGGGAGATTTTCCTCGAAAAGGGTATTGTCCATTTTCAAACGAATCTG TTTCAAAATCCAGTGTGTCAGTGTCTGTGTCAGCAACTGAAATGTCAATGGAAAGTGACCTAACAGCACTGATCTGGAGTCTCACTGCTCCCTGCCGGCTAGAGACTGAACTGTGGCTTTGCAGGAAAGGCTCCTGGCCTGGCAGCAGCTGTCAGAAAATAAGCACCAAGCATCATGTACACAAATTCCAGAATAGCACGTGGTTTAAAACTGACCTCGGACAATGG CAATTACAAGGAGAGTTTTCAGAAATAGAACGTTATTCTTCATTGTGTGTCCAG GTAAAAGTGATGGGAATGGATGGTTATCTAGGTCCAGTGTGCCCGTTTGAAG TGGAGAGGTCACACTGGAGTTTTCTGTTACTGGTGTGTGTGCTGCTCTTCTGCCTGTCTGTGCTGGGAGCCTATGCATTTCAGAGTGCACTTAAAA gTTTGGTTTTGAGATGGCTTAAGGTGGACAATTTGAACA CAGCAGGTGCAGCAGGAAGTGTTGAGGTACTTTTGGTGTTACCACCCAATGCAGATCACAGGGTTACTGAGCTGGTCTGTCATCTGAGCTCCAGTCTGTCCACTCTCGGTTTCAATGTGTCTCTGGACCTGTGGAGTCGGTCAGAGATAAACGCTTTAGGTCCCATTCCCTGGCTACATTCCCGCCTTGACCAGGTACAAATTAGCGGTGGTAGGGCAGTGCTGGTTCTGACCCAGAACACTTGTGAACGGGCCAATGAATGGGGATGTCGAGGAGAAGGTGGAAACTACGAACAGAAAGAAGACAAAGATTTGTGCATAAATGCAGACTTTCAATCATCAACTTGCTTGGATCTTTTCAATGCATCGTTGAGTTGCATTCTTGCTGATTATCTACAGGGTCATGTTGGCAAGCGATTTATGCTGGTCCAGTTTGAAGGACAACTGCCTGGGTCCCATGGACAAGTGACCTTGCCAGAGTTCTTTCATGGGCTGCCGTTGTTTAGCTTGCCCTCTCAGAGTCTTGGCCTCCTAATGGAACTCACACATGGGGTCCATAATGTACAAGTCATGGCAAAATGGTGGATACGACCCATGTCATTGAAATCAGCAGCACGGACATTATCAAGGGGATTCTCTGGGCTCACAGGAAGTACATTACATGGGTCTGGAACAGAGGATGACTTGGAAAGTGTCCTATTACAGCAAAATCAAACCCCAGAAAACCAACTTTACTCACACAAGAACAATAagttgggtttaaattaa